The following are from one region of the Nostoc cf. commune SO-36 genome:
- a CDS encoding 2-aminoethylphosphonate aminotransferase: MPNDKMILLNPGPVNLSDRVRNALLRPDLCHREVEFSQLQSRIREQLLQVYGLGSDWAAVLLTGSGTAAMEAMISSLVPTDGKLLVIENGVYGERLSKIAKIHGINYITLSHPWNAEIDINALVKLLDENADITHLAIVHHETTTGRLNNLAELAPICQERRIKLLVDAVSSFGAEELNFADWGITACAATANKCLHGVPGVAFVILQRDALPSVDTIPRTLYLDLATYCQQQDRGGTPFTQSVQTFYALTEALQEMAEAGGWRARYSHYNQLANLVRDGLASIGIKPLLPLGSSSVVLNAYYLPDNFSYEEFHDQLKARDYIIYSGQGNLAQSIFRVSTMGAITHADMERFIVVVKQIISKRQ; encoded by the coding sequence ATGCCCAACGACAAAATGATTTTACTAAATCCCGGCCCTGTAAATTTGAGCGATCGCGTCAGAAATGCCCTGTTGCGTCCCGATTTGTGTCATCGTGAGGTAGAATTTTCTCAACTTCAAAGCAGAATCCGCGAACAGCTACTTCAAGTGTACGGTCTGGGAAGCGACTGGGCAGCAGTTCTCCTCACCGGTTCTGGAACCGCCGCGATGGAAGCGATGATTAGCAGTTTAGTACCCACAGATGGGAAATTACTGGTAATTGAAAACGGTGTATATGGCGAACGGCTATCCAAAATCGCTAAAATTCACGGCATTAATTACATCACACTTTCCCACCCCTGGAATGCCGAAATAGATATCAACGCTTTAGTCAAGCTTTTAGATGAAAACGCCGATATCACCCACCTTGCGATCGTTCATCATGAAACTACTACCGGTCGCCTAAATAATTTAGCGGAACTCGCGCCAATTTGCCAAGAACGCCGCATCAAACTATTAGTAGATGCAGTCAGCAGCTTTGGTGCTGAGGAATTAAATTTTGCAGATTGGGGAATTACCGCTTGCGCTGCGACAGCGAATAAATGTCTGCATGGCGTCCCCGGAGTGGCCTTTGTCATCCTACAACGGGATGCACTGCCATCAGTAGACACAATTCCCCGCACCTTATATTTAGATTTAGCAACTTATTGCCAGCAGCAAGACCGAGGCGGCACACCTTTTACGCAATCAGTACAGACATTTTACGCCTTAACAGAAGCTTTGCAAGAAATGGCAGAAGCAGGAGGTTGGCGTGCCAGATATAGCCATTACAACCAACTTGCCAACTTAGTCAGAGACGGTTTAGCCTCAATCGGAATTAAACCTTTACTTCCTCTTGGCAGTTCATCTGTGGTTTTGAATGCCTACTATTTGCCAGATAATTTCAGCTATGAAGAATTTCACGACCAACTGAAAGCACGAGATTATATAATTTATTCTGGACAGGGAAATTTAGCTCAATCAATCTTCAGAGTATCAACAATGGGAGCCATTACCCACGCTGACATGGAACGCTTTATTGTTGTTGTAAAACAAATTATTTCCAAAAGACAGTAA
- a CDS encoding PLL family lectin, with product MAQQFLLYTQDFQQAKQEIVALGGKVTQQFTDVVIVVNLPDSVNPQALQQSATVPPDSLDPVSQLAVNAWNQLQAKGLADGAPSATEGLSWDTSGYSPPRYSENNPDAINRSATLTENLPEESTGTPTSRYMVGSIAVGVVIVSGTQADLAFSTAEQQQVIQEVQEGLNFLASAEPRANITFVYDIRLVTVSAAPGSTDTYENAEAPWRDAALQQMGFSANRSGSVQYVQNLRSNRGTDWAYVGYFTKYPLKHFAYAINEKVCMNYSNDGWGSDQINRVFAHESCHIFGAADEYGDCSCGASYGHLGIPNNNCVKCSGTHVSCLMDANVLELCQWSRGQIGWDDRLLGSSWQRFELAPAGSASTNGGITTVSRIPNSMEVWWVGADGSIQDAYWYENVGWQRFELAPAGSASTNGGITTVSRIPNSMEVWWVGADGSIQDAYWYENVGWQRFELAPAGSASTNGGITAISRIPNSMEVWWVGADGSIQDAYWYENVGWQRFELAPAGSASTNGGITAISRIPNSMEVWWVGADGSIQDAYWYENVGWQRFELAPAGSASTNGGITAISRIPNSMEVWWVGADGSIQDAYWYENVGWQRFELAPAGSASTNGGITAISRIPNSMEVWCVGADGSIQDAYWYENVGWQRFELAPAGSASTNGGITAVSRIPNSMEVWWVGANSSIQDAYWYE from the coding sequence ATGGCTCAACAATTTCTCCTATATACACAAGATTTCCAACAAGCTAAACAAGAAATAGTAGCTCTTGGCGGAAAAGTTACACAGCAGTTCACCGATGTTGTTATTGTTGTCAATCTCCCAGACTCAGTTAACCCTCAAGCTTTACAGCAATCTGCAACTGTTCCGCCTGACTCGCTCGATCCCGTATCACAACTAGCAGTAAATGCCTGGAATCAACTTCAGGCTAAAGGACTAGCTGACGGAGCGCCCAGTGCTACAGAGGGATTAAGTTGGGACACATCGGGGTATTCACCACCTCGTTATAGTGAAAATAATCCTGATGCAATTAATCGATCTGCTACTCTGACAGAAAACCTTCCTGAGGAGTCTACTGGTACGCCCACAAGTCGCTATATGGTCGGATCTATAGCAGTTGGTGTGGTAATTGTTTCAGGAACTCAGGCTGATCTTGCTTTTTCAACTGCGGAACAACAACAGGTGATTCAAGAAGTGCAAGAAGGACTCAATTTCCTTGCAAGTGCTGAACCTCGTGCAAACATTACCTTCGTTTATGATATTCGCCTTGTGACAGTATCTGCGGCTCCCGGTTCTACCGATACCTATGAGAACGCTGAAGCACCTTGGCGTGATGCTGCGCTTCAGCAAATGGGCTTTTCGGCAAATCGTTCAGGCTCAGTTCAATATGTCCAGAATCTGAGAAGTAACAGAGGAACTGATTGGGCTTATGTTGGCTATTTTACTAAATATCCTCTGAAACATTTTGCCTATGCCATTAATGAAAAAGTTTGCATGAACTATTCAAACGATGGATGGGGTTCAGATCAAATTAACAGAGTTTTTGCTCATGAAAGCTGCCACATTTTTGGTGCGGCTGATGAGTATGGAGATTGCTCCTGCGGTGCTAGTTATGGACATCTTGGCATTCCTAACAACAATTGTGTCAAGTGTTCGGGTACACATGTGTCTTGTTTGATGGATGCTAACGTACTAGAGCTTTGCCAATGGAGTCGTGGTCAAATTGGATGGGATGATCGGTTACTCGGATCTTCATGGCAGCGATTTGAGTTAGCTCCAGCAGGTAGTGCATCAACTAATGGTGGCATTACGACTGTATCAAGAATCCCCAACAGCATGGAAGTCTGGTGGGTTGGAGCAGACGGCTCTATCCAAGATGCTTACTGGTACGAGAATGTCGGCTGGCAGCGATTTGAGTTAGCTCCAGCAGGTAGTGCATCAACTAATGGTGGCATTACGACTGTATCAAGAATCCCCAACAGCATGGAAGTCTGGTGGGTTGGGGCAGACGGCTCTATCCAAGATGCTTACTGGTACGAGAATGTCGGCTGGCAGCGATTTGAGTTAGCTCCAGCAGGTAGTGCATCAACTAATGGTGGCATTACGGCTATATCAAGAATCCCCAACAGCATGGAAGTCTGGTGGGTTGGGGCAGACGGCTCTATCCAAGATGCTTACTGGTACGAGAATGTCGGCTGGCAGCGATTTGAGTTAGCTCCAGCAGGTAGTGCATCAACTAATGGTGGCATTACGGCTATATCAAGAATCCCCAACAGCATGGAAGTCTGGTGGGTTGGGGCAGACGGCTCTATCCAAGATGCTTACTGGTATGAGAATGTCGGCTGGCAGCGATTTGAGTTAGCTCCAGCAGGTAGTGCATCAACTAATGGTGGCATTACGGCTATATCAAGAATCCCCAACAGCATGGAAGTTTGGTGGGTTGGGGCAGACGGCTCTATCCAAGATGCTTACTGGTACGAGAATGTCGGCTGGCAGCGATTTGAGTTAGCTCCAGCAGGTAGTGCATCAACTAATGGTGGCATTACGGCTATATCAAGAATCCCCAACAGCATGGAAGTCTGGTGTGTTGGGGCAGACGGCTCTATCCAAGATGCTTACTGGTACGAGAATGTCGGCTGGCAGCGATTTGAGTTAGCTCCAGCAGGTAGTGCATCAACTAATGGTGGCATTACGGCTGTATCAAGAATCCCCAACAGCATGGAAGTCTGGTGGGTTGGGGCAAACAGCTCTATCCAAGATGCTTACTGGTACGAGTAA
- a CDS encoding cupin domain-containing protein — MYATRCVIPVIKSPKDYQVYRISPNDSNRLAIIFDSTNANTSLTCCIEIFDVGGQTPPNRHQWAVEMFFVLKGEAIAMCDGKSATIKAGDSLLVPPTGTHLIKNTGSTRLYTLTVMVPNEDFSELIRSGIPTELDEEDMSVLGRFNALMPC; from the coding sequence ATGTACGCTACTCGTTGTGTAATTCCGGTGATCAAATCTCCCAAAGATTACCAAGTATATCGCATCAGTCCCAACGACTCTAATCGATTAGCAATTATCTTTGATTCAACAAATGCTAATACTTCCTTGACTTGCTGTATTGAAATTTTTGATGTTGGTGGACAAACACCGCCAAATCGCCATCAGTGGGCGGTGGAAATGTTTTTTGTCCTGAAAGGGGAAGCGATCGCTATGTGTGACGGCAAGAGTGCCACGATCAAAGCTGGAGATAGTTTATTAGTGCCTCCTACTGGAACTCATTTGATTAAAAATACTGGTTCTACTCGCTTGTACACATTGACTGTGATGGTTCCCAATGAAGACTTTTCGGAATTGATTCGCAGTGGCATTCCGACGGAGTTAGATGAAGAAGATATGTCCGTGCTGGGGAGATTTAATGCTTTGATGCCCTGTTAA
- a CDS encoding cysteine hydrolase family protein yields the protein MNLPLRTLGVPPNAWTVNDAIADITRPQKTPQPVILSTETKTLHLDLAKAAILVIDMQNDFCHPDGWLAHIGVDVTPARQPIEPLNNLLPELREVGVPVIWINWGNRPDLLNISASSRHVYNPTGEGVGLGDPLPSNGARVLMAGSWAAAVVDGLEQIPEDIYVDKYRMSGFWDTPLDSILRNLGRTTLFFAGVNADQCVLTTLCDANFLGYDCVLVKDCTATTSPEYCWLATLYNVKQCFGFVTNSQEILTSLQKSEE from the coding sequence ATGAATTTACCACTACGGACATTGGGAGTTCCACCAAATGCGTGGACAGTGAATGATGCGATCGCAGATATCACTCGTCCTCAAAAGACTCCACAACCCGTTATTTTATCAACAGAAACTAAAACCCTGCATCTAGACTTGGCAAAAGCTGCTATCCTCGTCATTGATATGCAAAACGACTTCTGTCACCCTGATGGCTGGTTAGCGCATATCGGCGTGGACGTAACTCCAGCGCGTCAACCCATTGAACCTTTGAACAACTTACTTCCCGAACTGCGTGAAGTTGGCGTTCCAGTCATTTGGATAAATTGGGGCAATCGTCCCGACTTGCTCAATATTAGTGCTAGTTCGCGTCACGTTTATAATCCCACAGGGGAAGGTGTGGGATTGGGCGATCCACTGCCAAGCAATGGTGCTAGAGTACTCATGGCAGGTAGTTGGGCCGCAGCAGTAGTAGACGGACTAGAACAGATTCCCGAAGATATTTATGTAGACAAATACCGCATGAGCGGATTTTGGGATACGCCATTAGATAGTATCTTGCGGAATTTGGGAAGGACAACATTATTTTTTGCTGGTGTTAATGCCGATCAATGTGTGTTAACTACTTTATGTGATGCCAACTTCTTAGGATATGACTGCGTATTAGTTAAAGATTGCACCGCTACCACTTCTCCTGAATATTGTTGGCTGGCGACATTGTATAATGTCAAACAATGCTTCGGTTTTGTCACTAACTCCCAAGAGATTTTAACATCGCTGCAAAAGAGTGAGGAGTGA
- a CDS encoding AlbA family DNA-binding domain-containing protein: MDFNLQAEIKQLVATKREGQYWDFKEKHHDNKASLLHDILCLANSLHKGNKYLIFGVSDPQAGCEIKGVEQENRKSQTDLIDFLRSKPFAGDIRPEIELRTFELESHEIDVLIIFEKPFKPYYLRDEYRDRDKQIRANSIYTRNIDTNTPIDKSADIRIIEMMWRERFGLDVQPSDRIVDFLWKPEEWDKDIGNKECAYHKYNPEYQIQFGEPREFRDIFSYFYINKSSFIGEAEFKYLSTTLFTLSYMYCDEMRIQLAVPSNGHVRVSRREVWYMYYVLQSRNGAFLNFMTDSKLDFQSQSAEGIFLLYRNHDERKEFENYLSNNLRKLDDIHDSDIGRYIQSDLDREDKHFIFKPIEMVKVKNLFEYWRIHKDIT, from the coding sequence ATGGATTTCAATCTACAGGCTGAAATCAAACAGTTAGTGGCAACGAAGCGAGAAGGTCAATATTGGGATTTTAAAGAGAAGCATCATGATAATAAGGCTTCACTGCTTCACGATATTCTTTGTCTCGCTAATTCGTTACATAAGGGAAATAAGTACCTAATCTTTGGAGTGAGCGATCCTCAAGCTGGCTGTGAAATAAAAGGAGTAGAGCAAGAAAATAGAAAGTCACAAACTGACTTGATAGATTTTTTGCGCTCAAAGCCGTTTGCTGGCGACATAAGACCAGAGATCGAATTAAGGACATTTGAATTAGAAAGCCATGAAATAGATGTTTTAATAATCTTTGAGAAACCCTTTAAACCTTACTATTTAAGAGACGAGTACAGAGATAGGGACAAGCAAATAAGAGCAAACAGCATTTACACAAGAAACATTGATACGAATACACCTATTGACAAAAGTGCTGACATCAGAATAATTGAAATGATGTGGCGAGAACGTTTTGGGTTGGATGTCCAGCCCAGCGATAGAATCGTTGATTTCTTATGGAAGCCAGAGGAATGGGACAAGGATATAGGAAATAAAGAGTGTGCTTATCACAAATATAATCCTGAGTATCAAATACAATTCGGAGAGCCAAGAGAGTTTAGGGATATATTCAGTTATTTCTATATAAATAAAAGTTCGTTTATAGGAGAAGCAGAATTTAAATACCTATCTACAACATTGTTCACGTTGTCTTATATGTACTGCGATGAAATGAGGATTCAATTAGCAGTACCTAGTAATGGTCATGTTCGAGTATCAAGACGTGAAGTTTGGTATATGTACTATGTGCTTCAAAGTAGAAATGGAGCGTTTCTAAATTTCATGACAGATAGCAAACTAGACTTTCAAAGTCAGAGTGCAGAGGGTATATTTCTGTTATACAGAAATCATGATGAGCGCAAGGAATTTGAGAATTATCTATCGAATAATTTAAGGAAATTGGATGACATACATGATTCAGATATCGGTAGGTATATTCAAAGTGACCTCGATAGAGAAGATAAGCACTTTATTTTTAAACCTATAGAGATGGTGAAAGTTAAAAATCTATTTGAATATTGGAGAATACATAAAGATATAACTTAA